One stretch of Oncorhynchus clarkii lewisi isolate Uvic-CL-2024 chromosome 1, UVic_Ocla_1.0, whole genome shotgun sequence DNA includes these proteins:
- the LOC139418232 gene encoding gremlin-2-like, producing MYRQFVLSILLAGVLCLVGGDTRKTRLQGSIPNPFKGNGNTSDKRTRKQEILASSQEALVVTERKYLKSDWCKTQPLRQTVSEEGCLSRTVINRFCYGQCNSFYIPRHVKTEQESFRSCAFCRPQRFTTLTVELDCPDLQPPFRHRKIQRVKQCRCISVSVGDSGKR from the coding sequence atGTACAGACAGTTTGTTCTGTCAATCCTGCTTGCAGGCGTCCTGTGCCTGGTGGGCGGCGACACCCGCAAGACCCGCCTCCAAGGCTCCATCCCCAACCCTTTCAAAGGGAACGGCAACACCTCTGACAAACGCACCCGTAAACAGGAAATACTTGCCTCCAGCCAGGAAGCTCTGGTCGtcacagagaggaagtacctgaaGAGTGACTGGTGCAAGACCCAGCCGCTGCGTCAGACGGTGAGCGAGGAGGGCTGTCTCAGTCGTACCGTCATCAACAGGTTCTGCTACGGACAGTGTAACTCCTTCTATATCCCACGACACGTTAAGACGGAGCAGGAGTCTTTCCGGTCCTGTGCTTTCTGCCGGCCGCAGCGTTTCACCACGCTGACCGTAGAGCTGGACTGTCCCGACCTCCAGCCGCCCTTCAGGCACCGCAAGATCCAGAGAGTCAAACAGTGTCGCTGTATATCGGTCTCCGTCGGTGACTCTGGGAAGCGGTGA